One Pseudomonas tolaasii NCPPB 2192 genomic window carries:
- a CDS encoding DUF1615 domain-containing protein: MFSSRLIVCLATLLVMAGCSTTRGPQQPERSEAEVKAQIVRLLPATVSDRNGWAQDIYTAFDTQKIYPGTENICAVLAVTEQESTYQVDPPVPNMGKIAQDEILRRAGKVHVPAFVVRTTLQLRSPTGKSYADRLNAARTEKDLSGIFDDFISMVPLGNTLFGGFNPVHTAGPMQVSIEFAQKQARGYPYTVDGSIRREVFTRRGGMYFGIAHLLGYPVNYDQPLYRFADFNAGWYASRNAAFQAAVSRITGTELALDGDLIRYGSLLPGTTELAVRSLGSKLDMRNPSIRSQLEQGEQLDFEETTLYKRVFALADKAAGKPMSRAILPGIVLKSPKITRNLTTAWFAKRVDERYQRCMKR, from the coding sequence ATGTTTTCAAGCCGACTGATTGTTTGTCTCGCAACTTTGCTGGTTATGGCCGGATGCTCCACCACGCGTGGCCCGCAACAGCCTGAGCGCAGCGAGGCCGAGGTGAAGGCGCAGATCGTGCGCCTGTTACCCGCCACGGTTTCGGATCGTAATGGTTGGGCGCAGGACATCTACACTGCTTTCGACACGCAAAAAATCTACCCCGGCACCGAAAATATCTGTGCTGTGCTGGCGGTGACCGAGCAAGAGTCCACGTATCAGGTCGACCCACCGGTGCCGAACATGGGCAAGATCGCTCAGGATGAAATCCTGCGACGTGCCGGCAAAGTCCATGTGCCGGCCTTTGTCGTGCGCACCACGCTGCAATTGCGTTCACCCACGGGCAAGTCTTACGCCGACCGCCTGAATGCCGCGCGCACCGAGAAGGACCTGAGCGGGATTTTTGATGATTTCATCAGCATGGTGCCTCTGGGCAATACGCTGTTCGGCGGCTTCAACCCGGTGCATACCGCAGGCCCGATGCAGGTCAGCATCGAGTTTGCACAAAAACAGGCCCGGGGTTATCCGTATACCGTGGATGGCTCAATCCGGCGAGAAGTCTTCACCCGGCGCGGCGGCATGTACTTCGGCATCGCTCACTTGCTTGGTTACCCGGTGAACTATGACCAGCCGTTGTACCGGTTCGCCGACTTCAATGCCGGTTGGTACGCCAGCCGGAATGCTGCGTTCCAGGCAGCTGTCAGCCGCATTACAGGTACCGAACTGGCACTGGATGGGGATTTGATTCGCTACGGTTCATTGTTGCCGGGTACCACCGAACTGGCGGTGCGCTCCCTGGGGTCGAAACTGGATATGCGCAACCCGAGTATCCGCAGTCAGTTGGAGCAGGGTGAGCAACTGGACTTTGAGGAAACGACACTCTACAAGCGTGTGTTCGCCCTGGCCGACAAGGCTGCAGGCAAGCCTATGTCACGGGCGATCTTGCCGGGCATTGTGCTCAAGAGCCCGAAGATCACCCGTAACCTCACTACTGCGTGGTTCGCCAAGCGCGTGGATGAGCGCTATCAGCGTTGCATGAAGCGTTAG
- a CDS encoding CoA transferase subunit B, whose product MALTREQMAQRVAREMQDGFYVNLGIGIPTLVANYIPEGMEVMLQSENGLLGMGPFPTEETIDADMINAGKQTVTARIGASIFSSAESFAMIRGGHVDLTVLGAFEVDVQGNIASWMIPGKLVKGMGGAMDLVAGAENIIVIMTHASKDGESKLLSQCSLPLTGAHCIKRVLTDLAYLEIENGAFVLKERAPGVSVEEIVSKTAGKLIVPDHVPEMHFQ is encoded by the coding sequence ATGGCTCTTACCCGCGAACAAATGGCTCAACGCGTCGCCCGCGAAATGCAGGACGGATTCTACGTCAACCTGGGCATCGGCATCCCGACCCTGGTGGCCAACTACATTCCCGAAGGCATGGAAGTGATGTTGCAATCGGAAAACGGCCTGCTTGGCATGGGCCCGTTTCCTACCGAAGAAACCATCGATGCCGACATGATCAACGCCGGCAAGCAAACCGTAACGGCGCGTATCGGTGCCTCGATTTTCTCCTCGGCCGAATCCTTCGCGATGATCCGTGGCGGCCATGTGGACCTCACCGTGCTCGGCGCATTTGAGGTGGACGTACAAGGCAACATCGCCTCGTGGATGATTCCCGGCAAGCTGGTCAAGGGCATGGGCGGCGCCATGGACCTGGTGGCCGGTGCGGAAAATATCATCGTGATCATGACCCACGCCTCCAAGGACGGTGAGTCCAAGTTGCTCAGCCAATGCAGCTTGCCGCTGACCGGCGCCCACTGCATCAAGCGTGTGTTGACCGACCTCGCGTACCTGGAAATCGAAAATGGCGCTTTTGTCCTCAAGGAACGCGCACCTGGCGTCAGCGTTGAAGAGATTGTGAGCAAGACCGCCGGTAAACTGATCGTCCCGGACCACGTTCCAGAAATGCACTTCCAGTGA
- a CDS encoding CoA transferase subunit A, producing the protein MAGFDKRVASYEEALAGLEDGMTVLSGGFGLCGIPENLIAEIKRKGTRDLTVVSNNCGVDGFGLGVLLEEKQISKVIASYVGENALFEKQLLSGEIEVVLTPQGTLAEKMRAGGAGIPAFFTATGVGTPVAEGKETREFNGRPYLLEESITGDFAIVKGWKADHFGNVIYRHTAQNFNPLAATAGKITVVEVEEIVEPGELDPAQIHTPGIYVDRIICGTFEKRIEQRTVRK; encoded by the coding sequence ATGGCAGGTTTTGATAAGCGCGTGGCGTCCTACGAAGAGGCGCTGGCAGGTCTGGAAGACGGTATGACCGTGCTCTCCGGCGGTTTTGGCTTGTGCGGCATTCCGGAAAACCTCATCGCCGAGATCAAACGCAAAGGCACCCGCGATTTGACGGTGGTTTCCAACAACTGCGGCGTCGACGGCTTTGGCTTGGGCGTGCTGCTGGAAGAAAAACAGATCAGCAAAGTGATCGCTTCCTACGTCGGTGAAAACGCCCTGTTCGAGAAGCAATTGCTCAGCGGCGAAATCGAAGTGGTACTGACTCCCCAAGGCACCCTGGCAGAAAAAATGCGCGCAGGAGGCGCCGGCATTCCGGCCTTCTTCACCGCTACCGGCGTCGGCACCCCGGTCGCTGAAGGCAAGGAAACCCGTGAATTCAACGGTCGCCCTTACTTGTTGGAAGAGTCGATCACCGGCGACTTCGCCATCGTCAAAGGCTGGAAAGCCGACCATTTCGGCAACGTCATCTACCGCCACACTGCCCAAAACTTCAACCCGTTGGCCGCCACCGCCGGCAAGATCACCGTGGTTGAAGTCGAGGAAATCGTCGAACCGGGCGAGCTGGACCCGGCGCAGATCCACACCCCTGGCATCTACGTCGACCGGATCATCTGCGGCACGTTCGAGAAGCGCATCGAACAGCGCACCGTGCGCAAATAA
- a CDS encoding DNA topoisomerase III: MQLYLCEKPSQAKDIAAVLGASRRGDGCWLGNGVTVTWCIGHLLETAPPDAYDAKYKRWVLADLPIVPEKWKMLVKPKTASQYKAVKRLLGEAQELVIATDADREGEMIARELVEHCRYRGPIQRLWLSALDDASIRKALAALKPGVETFSLYHSALGRSRADWLIGMNMSRLFTLLGRQSGYQGVLPVGRVQTPTLRLVVDRDRSIADFVPVAYWAIDVDLQHERMTFTAQWRAAEDACDDQGRCLNPQLARDAADAMTRAATARLIKLRTERMREVAPLPFDLGTLQEICSKKLGLGAQETLDIAQSLYETHKAITYPRSDCGYLPLSQHSEAPKILAALGRADAAVNELMPHIDAQRRSRAWNDAKVSAHHGIIPTGAGKDVSQLTGKHRAVYTLIRARYLAQFLPNHEYDRTQADFDCAGHALRAVGKVVIEPGWKRALPEALAPAKGREAPAPQALPMLVQGQDYEVARVNLKDLWTQPPKPFTEGDLIKAMKNVAKLVEDPLLKQKLKDTTGIGTEATRAGIIQGLLDRGYLVKNGKALSATPAAFSLIDAVPRAIADPGTTAIWEQALDMVQSGEMSLEEFVAKQAAWMSKQVARCNGMRMTITGPASPAGRGAAPWKKKRKAAPRKTAASPKRAKKPPNAG; this comes from the coding sequence ATGCAGCTGTACCTCTGTGAAAAACCCTCCCAGGCCAAGGACATTGCGGCCGTGCTCGGCGCCAGCCGCCGTGGCGACGGGTGCTGGCTGGGCAATGGGGTCACCGTCACCTGGTGCATCGGCCATTTGCTGGAAACCGCCCCGCCCGACGCTTACGACGCCAAATACAAGCGCTGGGTACTGGCCGACCTGCCAATCGTTCCGGAAAAATGGAAGATGCTGGTCAAGCCCAAGACCGCCAGCCAATACAAGGCGGTCAAACGGTTGCTGGGAGAAGCCCAGGAGTTGGTAATCGCCACCGACGCCGACCGTGAAGGCGAAATGATCGCCCGCGAGCTGGTGGAACATTGCCGTTATCGCGGGCCCATCCAGCGGTTGTGGCTGTCGGCGCTGGACGATGCTTCCATCCGCAAGGCCCTCGCTGCCCTCAAGCCCGGCGTCGAAACCTTCAGCCTGTACCACTCGGCGCTGGGTCGCTCGCGCGCCGACTGGCTGATCGGCATGAACATGAGCCGTTTGTTCACTCTGCTCGGACGCCAGTCCGGGTATCAGGGCGTGTTGCCGGTGGGCCGTGTGCAAACCCCGACCTTGCGCCTGGTGGTGGACCGCGACCGCAGCATCGCCGACTTCGTGCCGGTGGCTTACTGGGCCATTGATGTGGACCTGCAACACGAGCGCATGACCTTTACCGCCCAGTGGCGAGCGGCCGAGGATGCCTGTGACGACCAGGGCCGTTGCCTGAACCCGCAACTGGCGCGGGACGCAGCCGACGCCATGACACGCGCCGCGACAGCCCGGCTGATCAAGCTGCGCACCGAGCGCATGCGCGAAGTAGCGCCCCTGCCCTTCGACCTGGGTACCCTGCAGGAAATCTGTTCGAAAAAGCTCGGCCTCGGCGCCCAGGAAACCCTGGACATCGCCCAGTCTCTTTACGAAACCCACAAAGCCATCACCTACCCGCGCAGCGATTGCGGTTATCTGCCGCTGAGCCAGCACAGCGAGGCGCCAAAAATCCTCGCGGCGCTGGGCCGCGCCGATGCGGCGGTGAATGAACTGATGCCGCATATCGACGCCCAGCGCCGCTCGCGAGCCTGGAATGACGCGAAGGTCAGCGCCCACCACGGCATCATCCCCACCGGCGCGGGCAAGGATGTCAGCCAGCTGACCGGCAAGCATCGCGCAGTCTACACACTGATTCGCGCGCGCTATCTGGCGCAATTTCTGCCCAACCATGAATACGATCGCACCCAGGCGGATTTCGATTGCGCCGGCCATGCGCTGCGGGCCGTCGGCAAAGTCGTGATCGAGCCAGGCTGGAAACGCGCCTTACCCGAGGCGCTGGCACCGGCCAAAGGGCGTGAAGCTCCAGCACCGCAAGCCTTGCCCATGCTGGTTCAAGGCCAGGATTACGAGGTAGCCAGGGTCAATCTCAAAGACCTTTGGACTCAACCGCCCAAACCCTTCACCGAGGGCGACCTGATCAAGGCAATGAAGAACGTCGCCAAACTGGTGGAAGATCCGCTGCTCAAGCAAAAACTCAAGGACACCACCGGCATTGGCACTGAAGCGACCCGCGCCGGGATCATTCAGGGGCTGCTGGACCGTGGTTACCTGGTGAAAAACGGCAAGGCGCTATCCGCCACCCCGGCGGCGTTCAGCCTGATCGATGCGGTGCCGCGTGCCATTGCCGACCCTGGCACCACCGCGATCTGGGAACAGGCACTGGACATGGTGCAAAGCGGCGAAATGAGCCTGGAGGAGTTCGTCGCCAAACAAGCCGCCTGGATGAGCAAGCAGGTGGCACGCTGCAATGGCATGCGCATGACCATCACCGGCCCTGCCAGCCCGGCAGGTCGGGGTGCCGCGCCGTGGAAAAAGAAACGCAAGGCGGCCCCTCGCAAGACGGCAGCCAGCCCCAAGCGCGCGAAAAAGCCGCCGAACGCCGGGTAA
- a CDS encoding LysR family transcriptional regulator — protein MTVKQMRAFLAVAQSLSFAAACERLHLSQSALSLTIKGLEEGLGGRLFSRNTRNVALTPEGESLLPLARRLIADWDNAEDELRQRFTLQRGRVTVAAMPSFAGNLLPPILKIFRARYPQVNVTVHDLINEQVLEMVRDRQVELGVAFEPSEGSSLAFTPLYLDRFVAVVPGDSALAQCEAIDWKTLLEQPFITLQRPSTVRVMLEEHLGALQMKLPVALESHQLATVGKMVASGLGVSAVPALCARQMEEAGAHCITLSDPVIERPIGVLTKPGHELSAAAQVLFDIFRDEASKGRFPALL, from the coding sequence ATGACCGTCAAACAAATGCGGGCCTTTCTGGCCGTGGCCCAAAGTTTGAGTTTCGCTGCGGCCTGCGAGCGTTTGCACCTTTCCCAATCGGCGTTGAGCCTGACCATCAAGGGGCTGGAGGAGGGGCTGGGCGGGCGCCTGTTCAGCCGTAACACACGTAACGTGGCACTGACGCCTGAAGGTGAATCCCTGTTGCCCCTCGCACGCCGTTTGATTGCCGACTGGGACAATGCCGAGGATGAACTGCGTCAGCGCTTCACTTTGCAGCGCGGCCGGGTGACGGTGGCAGCAATGCCGTCGTTTGCGGGAAACCTGCTGCCACCGATCCTGAAGATATTCCGCGCACGTTACCCTCAGGTGAACGTGACGGTGCATGACCTGATCAACGAGCAGGTGCTGGAAATGGTTCGCGACCGGCAGGTGGAACTGGGCGTGGCGTTCGAGCCGTCCGAAGGTTCGTCCCTGGCATTCACGCCGTTGTATCTGGACCGTTTCGTCGCCGTGGTGCCGGGGGATTCGGCCTTGGCGCAGTGCGAGGCGATCGACTGGAAAACCCTGCTGGAGCAACCGTTCATTACCCTGCAACGACCGTCCACGGTGCGGGTGATGCTGGAAGAGCATTTGGGCGCTTTGCAGATGAAATTACCGGTCGCGCTGGAAAGCCATCAACTGGCGACAGTGGGCAAGATGGTTGCCAGCGGTTTGGGCGTGAGCGCCGTTCCCGCCTTGTGTGCTCGGCAGATGGAGGAGGCGGGCGCCCATTGCATCACCTTGAGTGATCCGGTGATCGAGCGGCCGATTGGCGTACTGACCAAACCTGGGCATGAATTGTCTGCGGCAGCGCAGGTGTTGTTTGATATTTTCCGTGATGAAGCGAGTAAAGGCCGGTTTCCCGCTTTGTTATAA
- a CDS encoding acetyl-CoA C-acetyltransferase: MQDVVIVAATRTAVGSFQGSLANIPAPELGAAVIRRLLEQTGLNPAEVDEVILGQVLTAGSGQNPARQASILAGLPHAVPSLTLNKVCGSGLKALHLGAQAIRCGDADVIIAGGMENMSLAPYVLPAARTGLRMGHAKMIDSMITDGLWDAFNDYHMGITAENLVDKYGISREAQDAFAAASQQKAAAAIEAGRFVDEITPILIPQRKGDPVAFTVDEQPRAGTTAESLAKLKPAFKKDGSVTAGNASSLNDGAAAVLLMSAEKAKALGLPVLARIASYANAGVDPAIMGIGPVSATRRCLDKAGWSLGDLDLIEANEAFAAQSLAVGKELEWDAEKVNVNGGAIAIGHPIGASGCRVLVTLLHEMIKRDAKKGLATLCIGGGQGVALALERN; the protein is encoded by the coding sequence ATGCAAGACGTCGTGATTGTTGCTGCCACCCGCACCGCCGTGGGCAGCTTCCAGGGTTCGCTGGCGAATATCCCGGCACCGGAACTGGGCGCCGCCGTCATCCGCCGCCTGCTGGAGCAAACCGGCCTGAATCCGGCCGAGGTCGATGAGGTCATCCTCGGCCAGGTGCTCACCGCAGGCAGCGGCCAAAACCCGGCACGCCAGGCCTCGATTCTCGCCGGCCTGCCCCACGCCGTGCCGAGCCTGACCCTGAACAAGGTCTGCGGCTCAGGCCTGAAGGCCCTGCACCTCGGTGCCCAGGCCATCCGCTGCGGCGACGCAGACGTGATCATCGCAGGCGGCATGGAAAACATGAGCCTTGCGCCTTACGTTTTGCCCGCCGCGCGCACCGGTTTGCGCATGGGGCACGCCAAGATGATCGACAGCATGATCACCGACGGCCTGTGGGATGCATTCAACGACTACCACATGGGTATTACTGCCGAGAACCTGGTAGACAAGTACGGTATCAGTCGTGAAGCTCAGGACGCGTTTGCAGCCGCTTCCCAGCAAAAAGCCGCCGCGGCGATTGAGGCTGGGCGCTTTGTGGATGAGATCACCCCAATCCTGATTCCCCAGCGCAAAGGCGATCCGGTCGCCTTCACTGTGGATGAACAGCCACGCGCCGGCACTACAGCCGAATCCCTAGCCAAACTCAAGCCTGCGTTCAAGAAAGACGGCAGCGTCACCGCCGGCAACGCATCCAGCCTCAACGACGGCGCCGCTGCCGTGCTGCTGATGAGTGCCGAGAAGGCCAAGGCCCTCGGCCTGCCGGTACTCGCCCGCATCGCCAGCTACGCCAATGCGGGCGTTGACCCGGCGATCATGGGCATCGGCCCGGTTTCGGCCACCCGCCGGTGCCTGGACAAAGCCGGTTGGAGTTTGGGCGACCTCGACTTGATCGAAGCCAACGAAGCTTTCGCCGCGCAATCCCTGGCCGTGGGCAAAGAGCTTGAGTGGGATGCAGAGAAGGTTAACGTCAATGGTGGCGCGATCGCCATCGGCCACCCGATCGGCGCGTCAGGCTGCCGTGTGCTGGTGACCTTGCTGCATGAAATGATCAAGCGCGATGCCAAAAAAGGCCTGGCGACACTGTGCATCGGCGGCGGTCAGGGTGTAGCCCTCGCCCTCGAACGCAACTGA
- a CDS encoding CBS domain-containing protein: MKTVAEVLKAKDQKNQEVHVIKHDHTVFEALVRMSEKNVGALPVVKDGVVVGIISERDYARKIMLKGLSSVTTKVHEVMSSPVITVDTHKKVDECMNIMTDSHLRHLPVVEDGKLLGLLSIGDLVKEAIAEQADMIRQLEQYIRGE; the protein is encoded by the coding sequence ATGAAAACCGTCGCAGAAGTGCTCAAAGCCAAGGACCAGAAGAATCAGGAGGTCCATGTCATCAAACACGACCACACCGTGTTTGAAGCACTGGTCCGGATGTCGGAGAAAAACGTCGGAGCCTTGCCGGTCGTCAAGGACGGTGTCGTGGTAGGCATCATCAGTGAACGGGATTACGCACGGAAAATCATGCTCAAGGGGCTGTCGTCGGTCACCACCAAAGTCCATGAGGTGATGAGTTCTCCGGTGATCACTGTCGACACCCATAAAAAGGTCGATGAATGCATGAACATCATGACCGACAGTCACCTGCGCCACTTGCCGGTGGTCGAAGACGGCAAACTGCTGGGGCTGTTGTCCATCGGCGACCTGGTGAAAGAAGCCATTGCCGAACAGGCCGATATGATCAGGCAACTGGAGCAATACATCCGCGGCGAATAG
- a CDS encoding NAD-dependent protein deacetylase, with translation MLDTLEHQEDHLDTLHRAMAERRFLVLTGAGISTSSGIPDYRDSEGVRRGKAPMMYQEFLATPQARRRYWARAMLGWPRVRIAQPNKAHLALATLQERKRISGLITQNVDTLHDQAGSQGVIELHGSLHRVLCLDCQLRSARDVIQRQMEIDNPYLAQVHAVQAPDGDTLLDPTFEEQFQVPRCPHCNGERLKPDVVFFGENVAPATAARAMAAVQHADGLLVVGSSLMAYSAFRLCKAMVEQGKPVIAINLGKTRADELLQVKIEASCERLLPLLVERMH, from the coding sequence ATGCTCGACACCCTGGAACATCAAGAGGACCACCTCGACACTCTGCACCGGGCCATGGCCGAACGGCGCTTTCTGGTGCTGACCGGTGCGGGAATCAGCACGTCGTCGGGCATACCCGATTACCGCGACAGCGAGGGCGTGCGTCGGGGCAAGGCCCCCATGATGTACCAGGAGTTCCTGGCCACCCCGCAAGCCCGACGCCGGTACTGGGCCAGGGCGATGCTCGGCTGGCCACGGGTACGCATTGCGCAGCCGAACAAGGCGCATCTGGCATTGGCGACACTGCAGGAACGTAAGCGCATCAGCGGGCTGATTACACAAAACGTCGACACTTTGCACGACCAGGCGGGCAGCCAGGGCGTGATCGAGTTGCATGGCAGCCTGCATCGGGTGCTGTGCCTGGACTGCCAACTGCGCAGTGCACGCGATGTGATTCAGCGCCAGATGGAAATCGATAACCCGTATCTCGCGCAGGTGCACGCCGTGCAGGCGCCCGACGGTGATACCCTGCTCGACCCGACCTTTGAAGAGCAATTTCAGGTTCCGCGCTGCCCGCATTGCAACGGCGAGCGGCTGAAACCGGATGTCGTGTTTTTTGGTGAAAACGTTGCGCCAGCCACCGCAGCGCGTGCCATGGCTGCGGTGCAGCACGCCGACGGCTTGCTGGTGGTGGGTTCGTCCCTGATGGCCTATTCGGCCTTTCGTCTGTGCAAGGCGATGGTCGAGCAAGGCAAGCCCGTCATCGCCATCAACCTGGGCAAGACCCGCGCAGATGAGTTGTTGCAGGTGAAGATCGAAGCATCGTGCGAACGGCTATTACCGTTGTTAGTCGAGCGAATGCACTAA